Proteins from a single region of Pseudomonas quebecensis:
- a CDS encoding LysE family translocator: MDLATLALFLPACFALNMAPGPNNLLSVSNATRYGYRTSCLAGVGRLLAFAGMIALASAGLAVVLQTSELLFYAIKLLGAAYLLYLAVQLWRANPEAPAGSATAKVGVWALARQEFLVAAGNPKAILIFTAFLPQFVVPDQPVTPQFAVLGAMFLVLEWIAICLYAFMGLHMRRWFAEPRGKRWFNRCCAGLLSAAASVLLMARRA, encoded by the coding sequence ATGGACCTCGCCACCCTCGCCCTCTTCCTCCCCGCCTGCTTTGCGCTGAACATGGCGCCCGGCCCGAACAACCTGCTGTCGGTCAGCAACGCGACGCGCTATGGCTATCGCACCTCGTGCCTGGCCGGCGTCGGCCGCCTGTTGGCGTTCGCCGGGATGATCGCCCTGGCCTCGGCCGGCCTGGCAGTGGTGCTGCAAACCTCGGAGCTGCTGTTCTACGCGATCAAGCTGCTCGGCGCGGCGTATCTGTTGTATCTGGCGGTGCAGCTATGGCGCGCCAATCCCGAGGCGCCGGCCGGCTCCGCGACCGCCAAAGTCGGCGTGTGGGCGCTGGCGCGTCAGGAGTTTCTGGTGGCGGCGGGCAACCCCAAAGCCATCCTGATCTTTACCGCCTTCCTGCCGCAATTCGTAGTGCCCGATCAGCCCGTCACGCCGCAATTCGCCGTGCTCGGCGCGATGTTCCTGGTGCTGGAATGGATCGCTATCTGCCTCTACGCCTTTATGGGCCTGCATATGCGTCGCTGGTTTGCCGAGCCGCGTGGCAAGCGCTGGTTCAATCGCTGCTGTGCAGGGTTGTTGTCGGCGGCGGCGTCCGTGTTGCTGATGGCCCGCCGGGCGTAA
- a CDS encoding VOC family protein, whose translation MPSKNTVCLWYDGTAEDAARFYAKTFPNSSVDAVHKAPGDYPSGKQGDVLTVEFRVMGLPCLGLNGGPIFPQTEAFSFQVATDDQAETDRYWHAIIDNGGQASACGWCKDKWGVSWQITPRALTQAITHPDAATAKRAFDAMMGMGKIDIAVIEAAVNSPQLGKKI comes from the coding sequence ATGCCCAGCAAAAATACCGTCTGCCTCTGGTACGACGGCACGGCCGAAGACGCCGCGCGCTTTTACGCCAAGACCTTTCCAAACAGCAGCGTGGACGCCGTGCACAAAGCGCCCGGCGACTACCCGTCAGGTAAGCAGGGCGACGTGCTGACGGTGGAATTCCGCGTAATGGGCCTGCCGTGCCTGGGCTTGAACGGCGGGCCGATATTCCCGCAGACCGAAGCATTTTCGTTCCAGGTGGCCACTGACGACCAGGCCGAGACGGATCGTTACTGGCACGCGATCATCGACAACGGCGGCCAGGCCAGTGCCTGCGGTTGGTGCAAGGACAAGTGGGGCGTGTCATGGCAGATCACGCCGCGGGCGTTGACCCAGGCGATTACCCATCCCGACGCCGCCACCGCCAAGCGCGCCTTCGACGCGATGATGGGCATGGGCAAGATCGACATCGCCGTCATCGAAGCGGCGGTGAACAGTCCCCAGCTTGGCAAAAAAATCTAA
- a CDS encoding OsmC domain/YcaO domain-containing protein: MEIKVNFLDNLRLEAKFDDFTVIADQPIRYKGDGSAPGPFDYFLASSALCAAYFVKLYCQTRNIPTDNIRLSQNNIVDPENRYNQIFKIQVELPADISDKDRQGILRSIDRCTVKKVVQAGPQFVIEEVDNLDADAQALLMPSALSDGGTYIAGKDLPLEQTIANMSGILAGLGMKIEIASWRNIVPNVWSLHIRDAHSPMCFTNGKGATKEGALASALGEFIERLNCNFFYNDQFWGEELANAPFVHYPDERWFQPGPNDELPTHILDAYCLKVYNRDGELRGSHLFDTNSGNEERGIVSLPFVRRSDGEVVYFPSNLIENLYLSNGMSAGNTLAEAQVQCLSEIFERAVKREIIEGEFALPDVPAEVLAKYPNILAGIQGLEAQGFPVLVKDASLGGEFPVMCVTLMNPRTGGVFASFGAHPSLEVALERSLTELLQGRSFEGLNDLPQPTFEGQAVTEPNNFVEHFIDSSGVVSWRFFSARSDYEFVEWDFSGQGENSNVEEAATLFGILDSMGKESYMAVYDHLGATACRILVPDYSEIYPVEDLIWDNTNKALFFRADILNLHRLDDAELEALVERLIESELDDYTDITTLIGIEFDDNTAWGQLTILELKLLIFLALRQYEEAKECVEMFLQYNDNTAERGLFYQALNAVLEMELDDDLELADYEANFRRMFGDERMDAVIGSVDGSVRFHGLTPTSMKLEGLDRHLRLIDSYKKLHSARAAVSIR, encoded by the coding sequence ATGGAAATTAAGGTCAACTTTCTCGACAACCTCCGGCTTGAAGCCAAGTTCGATGACTTCACGGTGATTGCCGACCAGCCCATTCGCTATAAAGGCGATGGCTCGGCGCCGGGCCCCTTTGATTATTTCCTGGCATCGTCTGCGCTGTGCGCGGCGTATTTCGTGAAGCTGTACTGCCAGACACGCAATATCCCCACCGACAATATTCGTTTGTCGCAGAACAACATCGTCGACCCGGAAAACCGCTACAACCAGATTTTCAAGATCCAGGTCGAGTTGCCTGCGGACATTTCCGATAAGGACCGTCAAGGCATCCTGCGTTCCATCGACCGCTGCACCGTGAAGAAAGTGGTGCAGGCCGGGCCGCAATTCGTGATCGAAGAAGTCGACAACCTCGACGCCGACGCCCAGGCCTTGTTGATGCCCAGCGCGCTGTCCGACGGCGGAACCTATATCGCCGGTAAAGACCTGCCGCTGGAGCAGACCATCGCCAATATGTCCGGCATTCTGGCGGGCCTGGGCATGAAGATTGAAATCGCGTCGTGGCGCAATATCGTGCCGAACGTGTGGTCGCTGCATATCCGCGATGCGCACTCGCCGATGTGCTTCACCAATGGCAAGGGCGCGACCAAAGAGGGCGCCCTGGCGTCGGCGCTGGGTGAGTTCATCGAGCGGCTCAACTGCAACTTCTTTTACAACGATCAGTTCTGGGGCGAAGAGCTGGCCAACGCGCCGTTCGTGCATTACCCGGATGAGCGCTGGTTCCAGCCCGGTCCGAACGATGAACTGCCGACACACATCCTCGACGCCTATTGCCTGAAGGTCTACAACCGCGACGGCGAACTGCGTGGTTCGCACCTGTTCGACACCAACTCCGGCAACGAAGAGCGCGGCATCGTATCGCTGCCGTTCGTGCGCCGCTCGGATGGCGAGGTGGTGTATTTCCCGTCCAACCTGATCGAAAACCTCTACCTCAGTAACGGCATGAGTGCCGGCAACACCCTGGCCGAAGCCCAGGTGCAGTGCCTGTCGGAGATTTTCGAGCGGGCGGTGAAGCGCGAAATCATCGAAGGGGAATTCGCCCTGCCGGATGTGCCCGCCGAGGTGCTGGCCAAGTACCCGAACATCCTGGCCGGCATTCAAGGCCTGGAGGCCCAGGGTTTCCCTGTGCTGGTCAAGGATGCGTCGCTGGGCGGTGAATTCCCGGTGATGTGCGTGACCCTGATGAACCCGCGCACCGGCGGCGTGTTCGCCTCGTTCGGCGCGCACCCGAGCCTGGAAGTGGCGCTGGAGCGCAGCCTCACCGAACTTCTGCAAGGCCGCAGTTTCGAAGGCCTGAACGACCTGCCGCAGCCGACGTTCGAAGGCCAGGCGGTGACCGAGCCGAATAATTTCGTCGAACACTTCATCGACTCCAGCGGCGTGGTGTCGTGGCGTTTCTTCAGTGCCCGGTCGGATTACGAATTTGTCGAATGGGACTTCTCCGGTCAGGGCGAAAACTCCAACGTCGAGGAAGCCGCAACGTTGTTCGGCATTCTCGATAGCATGGGTAAAGAGTCCTACATGGCGGTGTACGACCACCTTGGTGCCACGGCCTGTCGGATCCTGGTGCCGGACTACTCGGAAATCTACCCGGTGGAAGATCTGATCTGGGACAACACCAACAAGGCCCTGTTTTTCCGCGCCGATATCCTCAACCTGCACCGCCTGGACGACGCAGAGCTGGAGGCCTTGGTTGAGCGCCTGATCGAAAGCGAGCTGGACGATTACACCGACATCACCACCCTGATCGGCATCGAGTTCGACGACAACACCGCGTGGGGCCAACTCACCATCCTGGAGCTGAAACTGCTGATCTTCCTTGCCTTGCGCCAGTATGAAGAGGCCAAGGAGTGCGTGGAGATGTTCCTGCAGTACAACGACAACACCGCCGAGCGCGGGCTGTTCTACCAAGCGCTCAACGCCGTGCTGGAGATGGAACTGGACGACGACCTGGAACTGGCGGACTACGAGGCCAACTTCCGGCGCATGTTCGGCGATGAGCGCATGGATGCGGTGATCGGCTCGGTCGACGGCAGCGTGCGGTTCCATGGGTTGACCCCGACCAGCATGAAGCTCGAAGGACTGGACCGGCACCTGCGCTTGATCGACAGCTACAAAAAGCTGCACAGCGCGCGAGCGGCGGTGTCCATCCGATAA